The Chryseobacterium suipulveris genome window below encodes:
- a CDS encoding PorP/SprF family type IX secretion system membrane protein has product MRKIYALVFTIICTALWKGQETLPYYQQYLMEGDFLFNPALYGKTNDVVVNLNYQKQFSKFDQSPNVQSIGVHANIFDRVGAGLHFFRDQNGPVSSNGFSAGASYFIPIDDDGERKSQFSFGTNVSFYNMSFDYGMLNPQDPGDPVLTGDHNNLFLVYANLGLAATYRNFFTGFSINDIALTNDIPIINGIEPEPTKFMVNAGYNYYIGEQFFITPSAMVNFNTNSSKMIDLNLMATVLGEENSFSAGASFRTANNKFGNQSLGISPIIKATVSRFTFGASYNFGLSDIQQYAGSSFMLSVGYNIENFINTRGFRY; this is encoded by the coding sequence ATGAGAAAAATATATGCGTTGGTTTTCACAATAATTTGTACTGCATTGTGGAAGGGTCAGGAAACATTACCTTATTATCAACAATATTTGATGGAGGGCGATTTCCTTTTCAATCCGGCGCTATATGGAAAAACTAACGATGTCGTAGTGAATTTGAATTACCAAAAGCAGTTCTCGAAATTTGATCAGTCGCCAAATGTTCAGTCCATCGGTGTTCACGCCAATATTTTTGACAGGGTAGGAGCCGGATTACACTTTTTTAGAGACCAGAACGGGCCCGTTTCGTCGAACGGATTTTCTGCCGGAGCTTCCTACTTTATTCCAATTGATGATGATGGCGAAAGAAAGAGCCAGTTTTCATTTGGTACTAATGTGAGCTTCTATAATATGAGCTTCGATTATGGTATGCTTAATCCGCAAGATCCGGGAGATCCTGTACTGACGGGTGATCACAACAATCTGTTCTTGGTTTATGCCAATTTGGGACTTGCTGCAACCTACCGTAATTTTTTCACAGGTTTTTCGATTAATGATATTGCGCTAACCAATGATATTCCCATTATCAACGGTATTGAGCCGGAACCAACTAAATTTATGGTCAACGCCGGTTATAACTATTATATTGGTGAGCAGTTTTTTATAACGCCTTCTGCGATGGTGAACTTCAATACCAATTCCTCAAAAATGATCGATCTGAACCTAATGGCGACGGTTTTGGGTGAGGAGAATTCGTTTTCTGCTGGTGCAAGTTTCAGAACAGCAAACAATAAATTCGGTAATCAGAGTTTAGGGATTTCTCCCATCATCAAGGCGACGGTGAGCAGATTTACTTTCGGCGCCAGTTATAATTTCGGATTGTCAGATATTCAGCAATACGCGGGAAGCAGCTTTATGCTGAGCGTTGGCTACAATATCGAGAACTTTATCAACACGAGAGGTTTCAGGTATTAA
- a CDS encoding YicC/YloC family endoribonuclease, whose amino-acid sequence MVLSMTGFGRSEGVFEGKKITVDIKSLNSKQFDLNIKIPLRYKEKEFDVRKILNDKILRGKVDCFINLETLNDSNDVSINHDLVKSYIDELKKITSDGPDFEYLKMAIRFPDAISTRPDELNENEWIFLTGLLNEALSKFDSFRKTEGEILHDELAKNIQNIENNLALVEPFESVRMDGVKERYRKTLNEFDNLDETRFYQEMAYYTEKLDISEEKVRLAQHLKYYLEVMKDEDFNGKKLGFISQEIGREINTLGSKANHAEIQKLVVKMKDDLEKIKEQTLNVL is encoded by the coding sequence ATGGTTTTATCAATGACCGGCTTCGGAAGAAGCGAGGGAGTTTTTGAAGGAAAAAAAATCACGGTCGATATCAAGTCGCTCAACAGCAAGCAGTTTGACCTGAATATTAAAATTCCTTTAAGATATAAAGAAAAGGAATTCGACGTCAGAAAAATCCTGAACGACAAAATTCTGCGCGGAAAAGTGGACTGCTTCATCAATCTGGAAACCCTCAACGATTCCAACGACGTGAGCATCAACCACGATCTGGTGAAATCCTATATCGATGAATTAAAGAAAATCACGAGCGACGGCCCCGATTTCGAGTACCTGAAAATGGCGATCAGATTTCCCGACGCTATCTCGACAAGACCCGACGAACTCAACGAAAACGAGTGGATTTTCCTGACCGGATTACTGAACGAGGCACTTTCAAAATTCGACAGCTTCAGAAAAACAGAAGGTGAAATCCTGCACGATGAACTCGCGAAAAACATCCAAAACATTGAAAACAATCTAGCTTTGGTTGAGCCATTTGAATCAGTAAGAATGGACGGCGTGAAGGAACGCTACCGAAAAACCCTGAACGAATTCGATAATCTGGACGAAACGCGTTTCTATCAGGAAATGGCTTATTACACAGAAAAACTCGACATTTCCGAAGAAAAAGTCCGGCTCGCGCAACATTTGAAATACTATCTGGAAGTGATGAAAGACGAAGATTTCAACGGAAAAAAACTCGGTTTTATTTCGCAGGAAATTGGCCGCGAAATCAACACGCTCGGTTCGAAAGCCAACCACGCCGAAATCCAGAAATTAGTCGTAAAAATGAAAGACGACCTGGAAAAAATAAAGGAGCAAACGCTGAACGTTCTATAA
- the gmk gene encoding guanylate kinase yields MQTATHTDHRSPFGGKGEKVIIFSAPSGSGKTTLVKHCLENFPELAFSISCTTRNPRGTEKDGVDYHFITPEKFRQKIWEEAFVEFEEVYEDKYYGTLKSEVERIWSEGKTVIFDVDVKGGISLKKYFGEKALSIFIMPPSIEELERRLISRATDDAETIQTRVEKAAHEMTFQNQFDKIVVNNNLDEAKSEISKLVQEFLNA; encoded by the coding sequence ATGCAAACTGCAACACATACTGACCATCGCTCCCCCTTTGGGGGAAAGGGGGAAAAAGTCATCATCTTCTCCGCACCCAGCGGAAGCGGCAAAACCACTTTGGTAAAGCACTGCCTGGAAAATTTTCCCGAACTGGCATTTTCGATTTCGTGTACCACGAGAAATCCGCGCGGAACCGAAAAAGACGGGGTTGATTACCACTTCATCACTCCCGAAAAATTCCGCCAGAAGATTTGGGAGGAAGCGTTTGTGGAGTTCGAGGAAGTGTATGAAGACAAATATTACGGCACGCTGAAATCGGAGGTCGAAAGAATTTGGAGCGAAGGAAAAACCGTAATTTTTGATGTGGACGTGAAAGGCGGAATCTCGCTGAAAAAATATTTTGGCGAAAAGGCGCTTTCCATTTTCATTATGCCTCCATCGATCGAGGAACTGGAACGAAGATTGATATCAAGAGCAACGGACGACGCGGAAACCATTCAAACCAGAGTGGAAAAAGCGGCGCACGAAATGACGTTCCAAAACCAATTTGATAAAATCGTGGTGAACAATAATCTGGACGAAGCCAAATCCGAAATCAGTAAATTGGTGCAGGAATTTTTAAATGCTTAA
- the folB gene encoding dihydroneopterin aldolase codes for MTSKIFLENLKIYGYHGVLPEENIIGTYFILNVEIHADLWKAVGTDDLNDTINYAEVNDIIHEEMKIPSKLMEHVVGRISKKIKLAFPQITFIKVRMTKTNPPMRGEMSGVSVEIEKSY; via the coding sequence ATGACCAGCAAAATTTTTCTTGAAAATCTAAAAATTTACGGCTATCACGGTGTTCTTCCCGAAGAAAACATCATCGGCACTTACTTTATTCTGAATGTCGAAATCCACGCCGATTTGTGGAAAGCAGTCGGAACCGATGATCTGAACGACACCATTAATTATGCTGAAGTGAACGACATTATTCACGAAGAAATGAAAATCCCCTCGAAACTGATGGAGCACGTCGTAGGAAGGATTTCAAAGAAAATTAAGCTGGCGTTTCCGCAGATTACCTTTATTAAAGTAAGGATGACCAAAACCAATCCACCGATGCGCGGCGAAATGAGCGGAGTAAGCGTGGAAATTGAAAAAAGTTATTGA
- a CDS encoding helix-turn-helix domain-containing protein — protein sequence MNESLFNLAEHTNRSIFLTGKAGTGKTTFLNDFVKRTRKKHIVVAPTGIAAINAGGVTIHSMFGLPLRTFAPTTERIDGNLAMNIADLMHHFRYRKEKLKLLREIEIIIIDEVSMLRADVLDMMDFSLRHVRRNQQKFGGVQMLFIGDLYQLPPVVRDENILNQYYNSPFFFESLALKELPLITIELTTVYRQKDEKFLDILNEIRDGEIRDIDFESLNERYIPDFEPTDEPYVYLTSHNRMADEINRKKLAELPGKSFFFKADIVGDFNENQYPNDETLELKVGSQIMFIRNDASGERRYFNGKLAEIVDLDEKGITVVIDGDDESYTLKKEVWEQKRYSLDSEKNITEDILGSFKQYPIRLAWAVTIHKSQGLTFDRLIIDAGKSFASGQVYVALSRCRTLEGIVLKSKITPDVIFADRRVSKFQDDTHANDRMDEILNAEKYDYSIKKVLNRLDCRWFKNSLDSWNNSSKYSKFVDKDKVKFLYQGIKPELENLISIYDKFEKIILQKTQKFVHGNGEWSEIEAKSKGAVNFFFNNVNEKIFQQLLDFYAETKGVKGLKQYNEDFRVFLDDLEDYLNDLKKVYLLETKLFDGENDVKISTKIAKVPSHILTFQMFEEGKTIPEIAKERGLVTETIFGHLSKFASQGLLDLSRIFPKEKLKIFEKEFQNADSHDSLTDWKNALPKDFEYNEIRMLLNHYTFERAK from the coding sequence ATGAATGAATCTCTCTTCAATTTAGCCGAACATACCAACAGAAGTATTTTCCTCACCGGAAAAGCCGGAACCGGGAAAACTACTTTTCTGAACGATTTTGTGAAGAGAACCCGTAAGAAACACATCGTGGTCGCACCAACCGGGATTGCCGCGATCAACGCAGGTGGAGTTACGATTCACTCGATGTTTGGTTTGCCACTGCGAACTTTTGCTCCCACCACAGAAAGGATTGACGGAAATCTTGCGATGAATATTGCAGATTTAATGCACCACTTCAGATACCGAAAAGAAAAACTGAAACTGCTGCGAGAAATCGAGATCATCATTATCGATGAGGTTTCGATGTTGAGAGCCGATGTGTTGGATATGATGGATTTTTCTCTTCGCCACGTGCGAAGAAATCAGCAGAAATTCGGGGGAGTACAGATGCTGTTCATCGGAGATTTGTATCAGCTTCCGCCGGTGGTTCGCGATGAGAATATTTTGAACCAATATTATAATTCCCCTTTCTTTTTTGAAAGTTTGGCGCTGAAGGAATTGCCTTTAATAACGATTGAACTGACCACCGTTTACCGCCAGAAAGACGAAAAATTTCTCGACATCCTCAATGAAATCCGTGATGGTGAAATTCGCGATATCGATTTTGAAAGTTTGAATGAAAGGTATATTCCTGATTTCGAACCGACCGACGAACCTTATGTTTACCTCACTTCCCACAACCGAATGGCGGATGAAATCAACCGGAAAAAATTGGCGGAACTTCCCGGGAAATCCTTTTTCTTTAAAGCAGATATTGTCGGTGATTTTAATGAAAACCAGTATCCGAACGATGAAACGCTGGAACTGAAAGTCGGCTCGCAAATTATGTTTATCCGAAACGATGCTAGTGGCGAAAGAAGATATTTCAACGGAAAGTTGGCGGAAATTGTTGACCTCGACGAAAAAGGAATTACCGTAGTCATCGATGGCGACGATGAAAGTTACACTTTAAAGAAAGAAGTGTGGGAACAGAAAAGATATTCCCTCGATTCTGAGAAAAACATCACCGAAGATATTTTGGGAAGTTTCAAACAATACCCGATCCGTTTAGCTTGGGCGGTTACGATCCATAAAAGTCAGGGACTCACTTTCGACCGGCTCATCATCGATGCAGGAAAATCTTTTGCTTCCGGGCAGGTTTACGTCGCACTTTCGCGTTGCAGAACTTTGGAAGGAATTGTCTTAAAATCCAAAATCACACCCGACGTTATTTTTGCCGACAGAAGGGTTTCAAAATTTCAGGATGATACTCATGCAAACGACAGAATGGACGAAATCCTGAATGCCGAAAAATATGATTACAGCATCAAGAAAGTCCTGAATCGTCTCGACTGCAGGTGGTTTAAAAATTCATTGGATTCGTGGAACAACTCGTCGAAATACAGCAAATTCGTCGATAAGGATAAGGTGAAATTTCTTTATCAGGGAATCAAGCCCGAACTCGAAAACCTGATTTCCATTTATGATAAATTCGAAAAAATCATTCTTCAGAAAACGCAGAAGTTTGTTCATGGAAACGGGGAGTGGAGCGAGATTGAGGCCAAGTCAAAAGGGGCGGTGAATTTTTTCTTTAACAATGTTAATGAAAAGATTTTCCAGCAGTTGTTGGATTTTTATGCCGAAACTAAAGGCGTGAAAGGTCTGAAACAATATAATGAGGATTTCCGTGTTTTTCTGGATGATTTGGAAGATTATCTGAATGACCTGAAAAAAGTTTACCTGCTGGAAACCAAGCTGTTTGATGGAGAAAACGACGTGAAAATATCAACCAAGATTGCAAAAGTTCCTTCACATATTCTCACTTTCCAAATGTTTGAGGAAGGCAAAACCATTCCCGAAATCGCAAAGGAAAGAGGTTTGGTTACGGAAACCATTTTCGGGCACCTCTCGAAATTTGCAAGTCAGGGTTTGCTCGATCTTTCCAGAATTTTCCCAAAAGAAAAACTCAAGATTTTCGAAAAGGAATTTCAAAACGCCGATTCCCACGACAGTCTCACCGACTGGAAAAACGCGTTACCAAAAGATTTCGAATACAACGAAATCCGAATGCTGCTGAATCATTATACTTTTGAAAGAGCCAAGTAA
- a CDS encoding RluA family pseudouridine synthase: MTDEYEEFSEEEFLNQESSDAESEGLYEHFSIKVDRGQEPLRIDKFLQNFRQNSSRNKISQTCRAGNVVVNGKTVKQNYRVKPGDEISVLLTRPPRENVVIPQDIPLNIVYEDDDLVVVDKPAGMVVHPGHGNWDGTLVNALAFHFEKNGEKSDLDRVGLVHRIDKDTSGLLVIAKNEYALSYLAKQFFDRKTKRLYWAFVWGNLAEDSGTIRGNIGRHLKNRMQMAVFEDGSMGKHAVTHYKVIERFKYMTWVECKLETGRTHQIRAHFKHIGHTLFNDERYEGNQILKGVNLPKYKQFVKNVFEVLPRHALHAHTLGFIHPTTKEEMYFESPMPEDMDEAVKKWRKYLE; encoded by the coding sequence ATGACTGACGAATACGAAGAATTTTCAGAAGAGGAGTTTTTAAACCAGGAATCCAGCGATGCGGAATCGGAAGGACTTTATGAGCATTTCAGTATCAAGGTTGACCGTGGTCAGGAACCGTTGAGAATTGATAAATTCCTTCAGAACTTCAGGCAGAATTCTTCCCGCAATAAAATCTCGCAAACATGTAGAGCCGGAAATGTGGTGGTCAACGGAAAAACCGTCAAACAAAACTACCGCGTAAAACCGGGAGACGAAATTTCGGTGCTTTTAACGAGACCTCCGCGGGAAAATGTCGTTATTCCACAAGATATTCCGCTAAATATCGTTTATGAAGATGACGATTTGGTTGTGGTCGATAAACCCGCAGGAATGGTGGTTCACCCCGGTCACGGAAACTGGGACGGAACTTTGGTCAACGCGCTTGCTTTCCATTTTGAAAAAAACGGAGAAAAGTCTGATTTGGACAGGGTTGGTTTGGTCCACCGGATTGATAAGGATACCTCCGGACTTTTGGTGATTGCAAAGAACGAATATGCACTAAGCTATCTTGCGAAGCAGTTTTTCGACCGGAAAACAAAGCGGCTTTACTGGGCATTTGTCTGGGGAAATTTAGCAGAAGACTCCGGAACCATCCGCGGAAATATCGGCAGACATTTGAAAAACAGAATGCAGATGGCGGTTTTCGAAGACGGAAGTATGGGGAAACACGCGGTGACGCACTACAAAGTCATTGAACGGTTTAAGTACATGACCTGGGTGGAATGTAAACTGGAAACGGGGAGGACGCACCAAATCCGTGCGCACTTTAAACATATTGGTCATACTTTGTTTAATGATGAAAGATATGAAGGCAACCAGATTCTGAAGGGAGTCAACCTGCCAAAATACAAGCAGTTTGTGAAGAATGTTTTCGAAGTGTTGCCGCGGCACGCTTTGCATGCACACACACTGGGATTCATTCACCCCACCACAAAGGAAGAAATGTATTTTGAAAGCCCGATGCCTGAAGATATGGACGAAGCCGTAAAAAAATGGCGAAAATATTTGGAATAG
- a CDS encoding PASTA domain-containing protein, with translation MLKSLFHWKVLLNLLLAAAVFTGLVWLTFRWLELHTNHGKEIPVPNVMNKSVHDAIKILDDSGLEYEVDSFKYDPKYRPFQVLQVYPSPGSRVKDGRTVILKVNPRTWAQVSVPDVLDRYKGLAFRQLEQVGLKVGDTIFEPSIQRDAVLRMLYNGSTLKPGALLPRFSTIDLVIGSGPKRNIVIPNLIGLTVQEAKAIIVQNLFEVGLVEHEDGKQDESDIVYYQDPASSDVRDQGMQIDIWASKKTPAEMGGKISQLNSIYRIKIDTTAPRINYDVPVYREPSPRVTQPRTEEPPTETPQQKPSAETPKPAETKPKPAAETKPKADTKPKTEPATSAPKSTPKPEEKPKAKKVIVE, from the coding sequence ATGCTAAAATCACTTTTCCACTGGAAAGTTCTGTTGAATTTACTATTGGCGGCTGCAGTTTTCACAGGTTTGGTTTGGCTTACGTTCCGCTGGTTGGAGCTTCATACCAATCACGGTAAAGAAATTCCGGTACCGAATGTGATGAACAAATCTGTGCACGACGCCATCAAGATTTTGGACGATTCCGGTCTGGAATATGAAGTGGACAGTTTCAAATACGACCCGAAATACCGTCCGTTCCAGGTTTTGCAGGTGTATCCTTCTCCGGGTTCCCGAGTGAAAGACGGAAGAACGGTCATCTTGAAAGTGAATCCTAGAACTTGGGCACAAGTTTCGGTACCCGATGTTTTGGATCGTTATAAAGGGTTGGCTTTCAGGCAACTTGAACAGGTTGGGCTGAAAGTGGGCGATACGATTTTTGAGCCAAGTATTCAGCGCGATGCAGTTTTGCGAATGCTGTACAATGGTTCTACGTTGAAACCGGGCGCACTTTTGCCCAGATTTTCCACCATCGATTTAGTCATCGGATCCGGTCCGAAAAGAAATATTGTCATTCCAAATCTCATCGGCTTAACCGTGCAGGAAGCAAAGGCGATTATCGTACAAAACTTATTTGAAGTTGGCTTGGTTGAACACGAAGACGGAAAGCAGGACGAATCCGATATCGTTTATTATCAAGATCCTGCATCGAGCGACGTTCGCGATCAGGGAATGCAGATCGACATTTGGGCGAGCAAGAAAACTCCGGCGGAAATGGGCGGAAAAATTTCTCAGCTGAACTCGATTTACAGAATCAAAATCGACACTACCGCACCACGGATCAACTACGATGTTCCCGTTTACAGAGAACCGTCACCACGTGTAACTCAGCCAAGAACGGAAGAGCCACCGACTGAAACTCCGCAACAGAAACCTTCAGCAGAAACCCCGAAACCTGCGGAAACAAAACCGAAACCAGCTGCAGAAACTAAACCTAAAGCAGACACTAAACCAAAGACAGAACCGGCAACTTCGGCACCGAAATCAACACCGAAACCTGAAGAAAAGCCAAAAGCCAAGAAAGTAATCGTTGAATAA
- the nadA gene encoding quinolinate synthase NadA translates to MSTTTLDKAISNLPVRGFLKIDDLIIPDGEELVKAILELKKEKNAVILAHYYQPPAIQDIADYLGDSLQLARAARDTDADMIAFCGVHFMAEAAKILNPTKKVVLPDTQAGCSLADGCSGEGLRAMREQHPGALIATYINCNAETKAESDIIVTSSNAETIIKSMPEDRPIIFAPDKNLGRYLMKKTGRDMILWDGSCIVHEAFSMERIAKQLADNPDAKLIAHPESETPVLDLAEFVGSTSALLNYVEKDDCQKFIVATEEGILHEMRKRAPQKELIPALVFDESCNCSECFYMKRNTLEKLYLCMKYELPEITIDEELRLKALEPIEKMMELSKSIK, encoded by the coding sequence ATGAGCACAACAACATTAGATAAAGCCATCTCTAATCTTCCGGTGAGAGGATTCCTAAAAATCGACGACCTGATTATTCCTGACGGTGAAGAATTGGTAAAAGCAATCCTCGAATTAAAAAAAGAAAAAAACGCGGTAATCCTCGCGCATTATTACCAACCGCCTGCAATTCAGGATATTGCCGATTATCTTGGTGATTCCCTGCAATTGGCGAGAGCAGCGCGCGACACCGATGCGGATATGATCGCGTTCTGCGGTGTGCACTTTATGGCGGAAGCAGCGAAAATTTTGAACCCGACCAAGAAAGTGGTTCTTCCCGATACACAGGCAGGTTGCTCACTTGCAGACGGTTGCAGCGGCGAAGGTTTGCGTGCGATGCGCGAACAACATCCGGGAGCGCTGATCGCAACCTACATCAACTGTAATGCGGAAACCAAGGCGGAATCCGACATTATCGTGACGAGTTCCAACGCAGAAACCATCATTAAATCGATGCCGGAAGACAGACCGATTATTTTTGCTCCGGATAAAAACCTCGGAAGATACCTGATGAAAAAAACCGGTCGCGACATGATTTTGTGGGACGGAAGCTGCATTGTGCACGAAGCGTTTTCTATGGAAAGAATTGCAAAACAGCTCGCCGATAATCCCGATGCGAAACTTATCGCGCACCCTGAAAGTGAGACTCCGGTTCTGGATTTGGCGGAATTTGTGGGCTCCACTTCGGCACTCCTTAATTATGTGGAAAAAGACGACTGCCAGAAATTCATTGTGGCAACCGAGGAAGGAATCCTGCACGAAATGAGAAAACGCGCACCACAGAAAGAACTGATTCCCGCACTGGTTTTTGACGAATCGTGCAATTGCTCGGAATGTTTCTATATGAAGCGAAATACTTTAGAAAAGCTTTATCTGTGCATGAAGTATGAACTTCCGGAAATCACCATCGACGAGGAACTTCGCCTGAAAGCATTGGAGCCGATCGAAAAGATGATGGAGCTTTCGAAATCGATTAAATAA
- the lnt gene encoding apolipoprotein N-acyltransferase produces the protein MKYFILSLLSAVLLSISWPTYGIPFFIFFALVPLLMMEHDITKFSKIKRKGWAVFGLSYLAFVIWNIVTTGWLYGSKNPDGTHSLMAVVFPVVVNSLLYSLVFQLYHWYKKAQGTYWGLTFFVAIWMCFEKFHMSWELTWPWLNLGNVFSDYPKLIQWYDTLGATGGSFWILLINVYVFYTLRIWEAGRKRKSLIINTSIVALFIFLPILISLVKYNNFNEKPSGSVNVLLLQPELDPYTEKYAKDSLTILNDLLTLAEQNSKGQIDYYIGPETSLPGFGSISEKGFEQSLLLNTVKNFLTKHPKSVFATGISSHRFYSGSEEKPNSAYQVSDGSFVDSYNSAVQIIPNQKVEVYHKGKLVPGVEIFPYMNVLKPILGDAMLNLGGTVASLGIDEDRKVFTNPFNKGKLAPIICYESIYGEFTTEYVKKGANFLAIMTNDSWWGVTQGHEQLMSYAQLRAIETRREIARSANSGISAHINARGDVLADTLYGDKTALFAKVNLYEGMTFYTRAGDLLSRISIFVLGFLVFYTLIKQFQARKKSQ, from the coding sequence ATGAAATATTTTATTCTCTCGCTTTTATCGGCGGTACTTCTCAGCATTTCGTGGCCCACTTACGGCATCCCGTTTTTCATATTTTTCGCGCTCGTCCCGCTTCTGATGATGGAGCACGATATCACGAAATTCTCAAAAATCAAAAGAAAAGGTTGGGCGGTTTTCGGACTCTCCTATCTCGCTTTTGTCATTTGGAATATTGTGACGACGGGTTGGCTGTACGGTTCGAAAAATCCCGATGGAACCCATTCTCTGATGGCGGTGGTTTTTCCGGTTGTGGTGAATTCACTTTTGTATTCGCTGGTTTTTCAACTGTATCACTGGTACAAAAAAGCGCAGGGAACTTATTGGGGGCTCACTTTTTTTGTGGCGATCTGGATGTGTTTCGAAAAATTCCACATGAGTTGGGAACTGACTTGGCCATGGTTAAATCTTGGAAATGTCTTTTCTGATTATCCGAAGCTGATCCAGTGGTACGACACTTTAGGCGCAACCGGAGGAAGTTTCTGGATTTTGCTTATTAATGTTTACGTTTTCTATACCTTAAGAATTTGGGAAGCAGGAAGGAAACGCAAATCCCTGATTATCAACACGTCGATTGTTGCACTATTCATTTTTCTGCCAATTTTGATTTCACTTGTGAAGTACAATAACTTTAATGAAAAACCGAGCGGCTCTGTAAATGTACTTTTGTTGCAGCCGGAACTCGATCCCTATACCGAAAAATACGCAAAAGACAGTTTGACGATTCTGAACGACCTGCTTACTTTGGCGGAACAAAATTCAAAAGGACAGATCGATTACTACATCGGTCCTGAAACATCGCTTCCCGGTTTTGGATCGATTTCCGAAAAAGGTTTTGAGCAAAGTCTGCTTTTGAATACGGTTAAAAATTTCCTCACCAAACATCCGAAATCGGTTTTTGCAACGGGCATTTCTTCTCACCGATTTTATTCTGGTTCCGAAGAAAAACCGAACTCGGCGTATCAGGTTTCCGACGGAAGTTTTGTAGACAGTTACAATTCCGCAGTACAGATTATTCCCAACCAAAAAGTGGAAGTTTACCATAAAGGAAAACTCGTTCCCGGTGTGGAGATTTTCCCTTATATGAATGTTCTGAAACCGATTCTCGGCGACGCAATGCTGAATCTCGGCGGAACTGTGGCTTCACTCGGAATTGACGAGGACAGAAAAGTTTTCACCAATCCTTTCAACAAAGGAAAACTCGCTCCGATCATTTGTTATGAAAGTATTTATGGAGAATTCACGACGGAATATGTGAAAAAGGGCGCAAATTTCTTGGCAATTATGACCAATGATTCCTGGTGGGGAGTTACGCAGGGACACGAACAATTGATGTCTTATGCGCAACTGCGCGCGATTGAAACCCGTCGTGAAATCGCACGATCCGCAAACAGTGGAATCTCTGCACATATCAATGCGAGAGGCGATGTTTTGGCAGATACGCTTTACGGCGACAAAACCGCCCTTTTTGCAAAAGTCAACCTTTATGAAGGAATGACTTTCTACACCAGAGCCGGAGATTTGCTCTCCAGAATTTCAATTTTCGTGCTCGGATTTTTGGTGTTTTATACTTTGATTAAGCAGTTTCAGGCGAGGAAGAAAAGTCAATAG